From Microbacterium pseudoresistens, the proteins below share one genomic window:
- the rpsR gene encoding 30S ribosomal protein S18, whose amino-acid sequence MAGKSSGDRRKPRKGGKPTAPAKSIRVGVIDYKDVATLRKFISERGKIRARRITGVSVQEQRLIAKAIKNAREMALLPYAGAGR is encoded by the coding sequence ATGGCTGGAAAGTCGAGCGGCGACCGCCGCAAGCCGCGGAAGGGTGGCAAGCCCACCGCTCCCGCGAAGTCCATCCGCGTGGGTGTCATCGACTACAAGGACGTCGCGACCCTCCGCAAGTTCATCTCGGAGCGCGGCAAGATCCGCGCCCGTCGTATCACCGGTGTCTCGGTGCAGGAGCAGCGTCTGATCGCCAAGGCGATCAAGAACGCTCGCGAGATGGCGCTCCTGCCGTACGCCGGCGCCGGACGCTGA
- the dnaB gene encoding replicative DNA helicase has translation MSIADISEERLGGGREHERTPPHDIIAEQSALGGMLLSKDAVADVIETLRGPDFYIPKHELIFDAILSLYSHGEPTDVITVGDELVKTGNLQRAGGIDYLHTLTSIVPTAANAGYYAGIVSERAILRKLVDAGTRIVQMGYDGQGDATDLVNTAQAEIYSVTGTETAEDYVPLTVAVDAAVSEIEAANGRDGVMTGVPTGFRELDDLTNGLHGGQMIVIAARPAMGKSTLALDLARSAAIGHNLPSIFFSLEMGKSEIAMRLLSAEGAVPLQNMRKGTLDQRDWTTVASTRGRINDAPLYIDDSPNMTLVEIRAKCRRLKQRVGLKMVIIDYLQLMTSGKRVESRQQEVSEFSRALKLLAKELQVPVIALSQLNRGPEQRQDKKPAISDLRESGSIEQDADMVILLHRDSVYDKDVRPGEADLIVAKHRNGPTATINVAFQGHFSRFADMAAGGDFGGV, from the coding sequence TTGTCGATCGCCGATATCTCGGAGGAGCGCCTCGGCGGAGGGCGTGAGCACGAGCGCACACCACCGCACGACATCATCGCCGAGCAGAGCGCCCTCGGGGGGATGCTGCTGTCGAAGGATGCCGTCGCCGACGTCATCGAGACGCTGCGCGGACCCGACTTCTACATCCCCAAGCACGAGCTGATCTTCGACGCCATCCTTTCGCTGTACTCGCACGGCGAGCCCACCGACGTCATCACCGTCGGCGACGAGCTGGTGAAGACGGGCAATCTGCAGCGCGCGGGCGGCATCGACTACCTGCACACCCTCACCTCGATCGTGCCGACCGCGGCGAACGCCGGCTACTACGCGGGGATCGTGTCGGAGCGTGCCATCCTGCGCAAGCTCGTCGACGCCGGAACGCGCATCGTGCAGATGGGCTACGACGGTCAGGGCGATGCGACCGACCTCGTGAACACGGCGCAGGCCGAGATCTACTCGGTCACCGGCACGGAGACGGCGGAGGACTACGTGCCGCTCACCGTCGCCGTGGATGCCGCTGTCAGCGAGATCGAAGCGGCCAACGGGCGCGATGGCGTGATGACCGGGGTGCCCACCGGATTCCGCGAGCTCGACGACCTCACCAATGGCCTGCACGGCGGACAGATGATCGTCATCGCCGCCCGACCTGCGATGGGCAAGTCGACGCTCGCGCTCGACCTCGCACGGTCGGCGGCCATCGGCCACAACCTGCCGTCGATCTTCTTCTCCCTTGAGATGGGCAAGAGCGAGATCGCCATGCGTCTGCTCAGCGCCGAGGGCGCCGTGCCGCTGCAGAACATGCGCAAAGGCACCCTCGACCAGCGCGATTGGACCACCGTCGCCTCCACTCGCGGGCGCATCAACGACGCCCCCCTGTACATCGATGACAGCCCGAACATGACCCTCGTCGAGATCCGCGCGAAGTGCCGCCGGCTCAAGCAGCGCGTGGGGCTCAAGATGGTCATCATCGACTACCTGCAGCTGATGACCAGCGGCAAGCGTGTCGAGTCGCGTCAGCAGGAGGTGTCGGAGTTCTCCCGCGCGCTCAAGCTGCTCGCCAAGGAGCTGCAGGTGCCGGTCATCGCACTCAGCCAGCTGAACCGCGGCCCCGAGCAGCGGCAAGACAAGAAGCCCGCGATCAGCGACCTCCGCGAGTCGGGGTCGATCGAGCAGGATGCCGACATGGTCATCCTGCTGCACCGCGATTCCGTCTACGACAAGGACGTGCGCCCCGGCGAGGCCGACCTCATCGTGGCCAAGCACCGCAACGGCCCCACCGCGACCATCAACGTCGCCTTCCAGGGCCACTTCTCCCGCTTCGCCGACATGGCCGCGGGTGGGGACTTCGGCGGGGTGTAG
- the rpsF gene encoding 30S ribosomal protein S6, with product MTHQYELMVILTPELDERQVAPNLDKFLKVITNDGGSIDNVDVWGKRRFAYEINKKNEGIYAVVNFTATSEATNELDRQLKLSELVFRTKVLRAEEAQAMVANEAKRAEAKAARKSKAAKA from the coding sequence GTGACGCACCAGTACGAGCTCATGGTCATTCTGACCCCCGAGCTGGACGAGCGCCAGGTTGCCCCCAACCTCGACAAGTTCCTGAAGGTCATCACGAACGATGGTGGCTCGATCGACAACGTCGACGTGTGGGGAAAGCGCCGGTTCGCCTACGAGATCAACAAGAAGAACGAGGGCATCTACGCCGTCGTCAACTTCACCGCCACGAGCGAGGCCACCAACGAGCTCGACCGGCAGCTGAAGCTGAGCGAGCTCGTGTTCCGTACCAAGGTTCTGCGCGCCGAAGAGGCACAGGCCATGGTTGCGAACGAGGCCAAGCGCGCCGAGGCCAAGGCCGCGCGCAAGTCCAAGGCTGCGAAGGCGTAA
- a CDS encoding single-stranded DNA-binding protein yields MAGETVITVVGNLTADPELRYTQNGLPVANFTIASTPRTFDRQANEWKDGEALFLRASVWREFAEHVAGSLTKGMRVVAQGRLRQRSYQDREGNNRTAIELEVDEIGPSLRYATAQVTRAQSGGGQSRPQQSQQQVSEEPWSTPGSSTSADAWSTPGSFGDDTPF; encoded by the coding sequence ATGGCCGGCGAGACCGTCATCACCGTGGTGGGAAACCTCACGGCCGACCCCGAGCTGCGTTACACGCAGAACGGGCTGCCGGTGGCGAACTTCACCATCGCATCCACGCCGCGCACCTTCGACCGTCAGGCGAACGAGTGGAAGGACGGCGAAGCGCTGTTCCTCCGCGCGTCCGTGTGGCGCGAGTTCGCCGAGCACGTGGCGGGTTCGCTGACCAAGGGCATGCGTGTCGTCGCGCAGGGCCGGTTGCGCCAGCGCTCCTACCAGGACCGTGAGGGCAACAACCGCACGGCGATCGAGCTCGAGGTCGACGAGATCGGCCCGTCGCTGCGCTACGCCACCGCACAGGTCACCCGCGCCCAGTCGGGCGGAGGCCAGTCGCGGCCGCAGCAGTCGCAGCAGCAGGTCTCGGAAGAGCCGTGGTCCACGCCCGGCTCGTCGACCAGCGCCGATGCCTGGAGCACTCCGGGCAGCTTCGGCGACGACACGCCTTTCTGA
- the rplI gene encoding 50S ribosomal protein L9 → MAKLILTNEVAGLGSAGDVVEVKNGYARNYLIPQGYATAWTRGGQKQVDQIRNARQARAIHDRDDAVALKNAIEAATVRLAVKAGSEGRLFGSVKTGDVADAVEAAGVGAIDKRKVHITAPIKSVGQHEATVRLHDDVTAVITLQVVAAK, encoded by the coding sequence ATGGCAAAGCTGATTCTCACGAACGAGGTCGCCGGGCTCGGAAGCGCCGGTGACGTTGTCGAGGTCAAGAACGGGTACGCTCGCAACTACCTCATCCCCCAGGGCTACGCCACGGCGTGGACCCGCGGTGGCCAGAAGCAGGTCGACCAGATCCGCAACGCCCGTCAGGCGCGTGCGATCCACGACCGCGACGACGCTGTGGCGCTGAAGAACGCGATCGAGGCCGCTACGGTGCGTCTCGCCGTCAAGGCCGGATCCGAGGGCCGTCTGTTCGGCTCGGTGAAGACCGGCGACGTCGCCGACGCGGTCGAGGCCGCCGGCGTGGGCGCGATCGACAAGCGCAAGGTGCACATCACCGCTCCGATCAAGAGCGTTGGCCAGCACGAGGCGACCGTTCGTCTGCACGACGACGTGACCGCCGTGATCACCCTCCAGGTGGTCGCCGCCAAGTAG